From one Humulus lupulus chromosome 8, drHumLupu1.1, whole genome shotgun sequence genomic stretch:
- the LOC133793874 gene encoding ferredoxin, root R-B2-like has translation MTTINMSTMKPPTACVFNRSFDKPQNRQPLSSSVRRSWKSFGLKSASSFRVSAMAVHRVKLIGPEGEENEFDAPDDVCILEAAEGAGLELPYSCRAGSCATCAGLLVSGSVDQSEGSILDEEQVEKGYVLTCVSYPKSDCVIYTHKESEVN, from the coding sequence ATGACTACAATCAACATGTCAACAATGAAGCCTCCAACAGCCTGTGTGTTCAACAGATCCTTTGACAAGCCTCAGAACAGACAGCCCTTGAGTTCTTCAGTGAGGAGAAGTTGGAAATCATTCGGACTGAAGTCTGCTTCGTCGTTCAGAGTATCAGCAATGGCAGTTCACAGAGTGAAACTGATCGGTCCTGAGGGCGAAGAGAACGAGTTTGATGCGCCGGATGATGTCTGCATCCTTGAGGCGGCCGAGGGCGCGGGATTGGAGCTGCCTTACTCGTGCAGGGCCGGCTCATGCGCAACTTGTGCAGGGCTATTGGTCTCTGGATCAGTGGACCAATCTGAAGGATCAATTCTTGACGAGGAGCAAGTGGAGAAGGGGTATGTGCTAACTTGTGTCTCTTACCCCAAATCAGACTGTGTTATCTACACCCACAAAGAATCTGAAGTCAACTAA
- the LOC133797751 gene encoding small ribosomal subunit protein eS25y, which yields MAPKKEKAPPPSSKPAKSGGGKQKKKKWSKGKQKEKVNNMVLFDQATYDKLLSEAPKYKLITPSILSDRLRINGSLARRAIKDLMARGLIRMISAHSSQQIYTRATNT from the exons ATG GCGCCGAAGAAGGAAAAGGCTCCTCCACCGTCATCAAAGCCCGCTAAGTCCGGGGGAGGCAAGCAAAAGAAGAAG AAATGGAGCAAGGGTAAGCAAAAGGAGAAGGTTAACAACATGGTTCTCTTCGACCAGGCAACTTATGACAAGCTTTTGAGTGAAGCTCCCAAATACAAGCTTATCACTCCATCGATCTTGTCTGATAGGTTGAGG ATTAATGGATCGCTAGCTCGCAGAGCAATCAAGGATTTGATGGCGAGGGGTTTGATTAGGATGATTTCCGCTCATTCCAGTCAACAGATCTACACCAGGGCCACCAACACCTAA